One Armatimonadota bacterium DNA window includes the following coding sequences:
- a CDS encoding glycosyl hydrolase → MLRMIIGTRKGVQIYGFDGQWRMESEAYVGDPVSYACYDDRNHTLWAAPSHEHWGPKLVRSRDYGASWEEVPTPAYPEETGTKLTYQWVIQPGPKSKPDRLYMGTCPGGLFITNDGGDNWSLCPGQWAQKEKDGKHWFGGGRDDPGIHSVVVDEANPDHLYIGVSCAGVYETYDGGETWAAKNKGLLAEFLPDPHAELGHDPHLLVAAPSDPSRMWQQNHCGIFRSDDAGASWSRVSTPGDAAHFGFPICVDANDPDIAYVAPAKSDEVRVAYERGICIARTRDGGQSWQTLSNGLPQQGAYDIVYRHALDLKGDHLAFGTTTGNAFYTTDGGESWKCLSNYLPPIYSVRFAEW, encoded by the coding sequence ATGCTGAGGATGATTATTGGGACGCGCAAAGGCGTTCAGATATACGGGTTTGACGGTCAATGGCGGATGGAGAGCGAGGCGTATGTCGGCGATCCGGTTTCTTACGCCTGCTATGACGACCGGAACCACACGCTGTGGGCGGCGCCCAGCCACGAGCATTGGGGGCCAAAGTTAGTACGCTCGAGAGATTATGGCGCGAGTTGGGAGGAAGTTCCGACACCGGCCTATCCCGAAGAAACGGGCACAAAACTGACCTATCAGTGGGTCATCCAGCCCGGACCAAAAAGCAAACCCGATCGGCTGTACATGGGCACTTGTCCTGGGGGCCTGTTCATTACGAACGACGGCGGGGACAATTGGAGCCTCTGCCCAGGCCAATGGGCGCAGAAGGAGAAGGACGGCAAGCATTGGTTTGGAGGCGGACGCGACGACCCCGGCATTCATTCGGTCGTGGTGGACGAAGCGAACCCCGATCATCTTTACATCGGCGTCAGTTGCGCGGGCGTTTACGAGACTTATGACGGCGGAGAGACATGGGCGGCCAAGAACAAGGGTTTGCTGGCAGAGTTTTTGCCCGACCCCCATGCCGAACTGGGGCACGATCCGCACTTGTTGGTCGCCGCCCCTTCCGATCCGTCGCGCATGTGGCAGCAGAACCATTGCGGCATCTTTCGTTCGGACGATGCGGGCGCCTCTTGGTCCCGCGTATCGACGCCGGGCGATGCGGCGCATTTTGGCTTCCCTATCTGTGTGGACGCCAACGATCCCGATATTGCATATGTGGCTCCGGCTAAGAGCGACGAGGTGCGCGTGGCCTACGAACGGGGAATCTGTATCGCCCGTACGCGCGACGGCGGACAGTCCTGGCAGACATTGAGCAACGGCCTGCCCCAACAAGGCGCGTACGACATTGTCTATCGACATGCGCTTGATTTGAAGGGCGATCACTTGGCGTTTGGCACCACGACAGGGAACGCGTTTTACACGACGGACGGAGGCGAAAGTTGGAAATGTCTGAGCAACTACCTCCCGCCGATCTATTCCGTGCGATTTGCCGAGTGGTAA
- a CDS encoding MoaD/ThiS family protein — MPVVRITRHLQKFFPHLPSTGFEVDGSTAAELIRSLDALYPGIAGYLVDEQGSLRKHVNVFIDGEMAMDRAKLSDSVEKAEEVVIMQALSGG; from the coding sequence ATGCCGGTCGTTCGAATCACGCGCCACTTGCAAAAGTTCTTTCCCCATCTGCCGTCAACCGGATTCGAGGTTGACGGCAGCACAGCAGCCGAGCTGATCCGCTCGCTAGACGCTCTCTATCCCGGCATCGCGGGCTATTTGGTAGACGAGCAGGGCTCTCTGCGCAAGCATGTAAACGTCTTTATCGACGGCGAGATGGCGATGGACCGGGCAAAACTGAGCGACAGCGTAGAAAAGGCAGAAGAGGTCGTCATCATGCAGGCGCTTTCGGGAGGATAA
- a CDS encoding VOC family protein: MLQGLCEAVLYVNDMAKMVDFYRGSLGLTLTFPQGVEDFADQHWIMFDTGQCTLCLHKWEQPLNGSFNPELVYKVQDIHAAHAWLQGLGITPNEPHEVAPGIWIVNARDPEGNLISFEART; encoded by the coding sequence ATGCTTCAAGGGCTTTGCGAGGCAGTGCTTTACGTCAACGACATGGCCAAGATGGTCGATTTCTATCGCGGATCGCTGGGATTGACCCTCACATTTCCGCAGGGGGTCGAGGATTTTGCCGATCAGCACTGGATAATGTTCGATACCGGCCAATGCACGCTTTGCCTGCACAAATGGGAGCAGCCTCTCAACGGCTCTTTCAATCCAGAACTGGTCTACAAAGTGCAGGACATCCACGCGGCGCACGCCTGGCTTCAGGGCTTAGGCATAACGCCCAACGAACCGCACGAGGTGGCGCCGGGCATCTGGATCGTCAACGCGCGCGACCCGGAAGGCAATCTGATCAGCTTTGAAGCAAGGACGTAG